One window of the Dermacentor andersoni chromosome 10, qqDerAnde1_hic_scaffold, whole genome shotgun sequence genome contains the following:
- the LOC129381933 gene encoding uncharacterized protein, translated as MLAPWQRLDAIKTFLYPALNFAMRVGLACKGEWQRLDEELRPLIKKTLYVPARASNEYLYGSSQAGSAGIPLAAELSDICRVDGAFKLLTSTDVEVRERAARDLEGVVSRRLRRPANTEDMEAYLSGETEGDFRQTTTQVQSVWTEARKASRRLSVAWELLEHGARINCGEASVSARNRHKLVKTIRALLSTERDRALHDKPNQGKAMVCVAAHPANSHFMRPGRYTRFTDWRFVHRARLNLLPLNATRLWAPAADKRCRR; from the coding sequence ATGCTCGCCCCATGGCAAAGGCTGGATGCCATAAAAACCTTCTTGTATCCAGCCTTGAACTTTGCCATGCGGGTGGGCCTTGCCTGCAAAGGAGAGTGGCAACGCTTAGACGAGGAGCTCCGCCCGCTCATCAAGAAGACCCTGTACGTGCCAGCCAGAGCTTCCAATGAATACTTGTACGGAAGCTCTCAGGCTGGCAGTGCAGGGATCCCACTTGCAGCGGAGCTCAGCGACATCTGCCGGGTGGACGGGGCCTTCAAGCTACTGACGTCGACCGACGTGGAGGTCCGGGAGCGTGCGGCAAGGGACCTAGAGGGCGTCGTGTCAAGGCGGCTCAGACGACCCGCGAACACCGAGGACATGGAGGCCTACCTCTCAGGCGAGACGGAGGGCGACTTCCGACAAACGACCACACAGGTCCAGTCTGTGTGGACGGAGGCCCGGAAAGCCTCCCGTCGCCTCTCCGTCGCCTGGGAGCTCTTGGAGCATGGGGCCCGCATCAACTGCGGAGAGGCCTCTGTGTCAGCGAGGAACCGCCACAAGCTGGTCAAGACCATCCGGGCGCTCCTCTCCACCGAAAGGGACAGAGCTCTGCATGACAAACCGAACCAGGGCAAGGCGATGGTGTGTGTAGCGGCCCACCCGGCAAATTCCCACTTCATGAGGCCCGGCCGCTACACCCGCTTCACCGACTGGCGTTTCGTGCATCGAGCCCGGCTAAACCTCCTCCCCCTCAATGCCACAAGACTCTGGGCACCCGCAGCCGACAAAAGATGCAGGCGCTGA